TCAAGATGACTATTTGATGGTGTACTCTAGCTTCTTAAGGGTCATTAAAGGGTAGCGAATCACACTAAGAAGAGCAATTCGATCCTTAATCGAGCTTGGAATTGCCTTCAAGCTATTCACCATCCTCACTCTCGTGAGTGAAGATGAAGGGCTTGGGCTATAAATCGTCTGCTATTTGCTCATCCTTCCTTACTCTCGTAGGTGAAGGATAAAGCCCTTAGATGAGAGGGTGGATGTAAGGTTTAATCCTCATTGATCCCTCACACCCGATTCCATCCATTGATCAAAGAATAGATTACCCGAAATCCAACTCTCAATGGTATATTACAAGCAATCATGACAACCCTTAACCAATGGGTAGAATAACCCCTCATCTATAGGCATTTAATCAACCAAAAATCAACTAGATTTTCATCATTATAAAGTCATCACAAGGGTTGAGTTAACCCCAACCTTAGAAAACTACTCACTGATCATTCTATTGCTTAAAAACATCATAATGGACAATATAATAAGATATTAAATAATCAACAAACataaaaatccaaataataaagtTATTGAGCAACAATGGTGAAAACCATAAACAagcataaaaacaaaaataaactatcaataataactAAGAAGAAGTATTAGAAGATATCTACAAAAGATGAGAACAATTGGAgaacaaagataaaaaaaaaaaccaataaaaatattgaagcTTAAACCTTCAACAATGGAGGTTGATGAAGAACAGAAACCCAACTTGCAATAAAGTAATAGATTGAATAACTATATAACTAAAATAACTTCAATTGAAGtatttttgtgattttcaaTGTTGATTGTAGAAGATAAAAACATAGAGTTTAAGaacaaagatgaagaaagaaactAAAAAGCATAAGATGATCCTTTCAATTAAGCTAGAACAAGTAATGTAAAGTAAAAAGATAAGTTGTTCTCATATTACAAAACCTCTTCTTTATATAGTGTAGCTTAAGAACCTAAGTCTTCCCAACAGAGAATAATCCTTCAAATGACGTTAAAAGGTCGTTAAGAGAGCAAATAAGCCAAAAAGTCCATCTTCGAAGAAGGAACGATTGGTTGTTCAACTTTCTGATCTCCACTTTTCAAATTGTTGTTCAAGGTTTAGGGAACGAGTGTCGTTCAACTTTCTGATCTCCACTCTTCAAGTTGTTGTTCAAGGTTTAGGGACCGAGTGGTCGTTCTCTTGCGAACGACCATGCTCGTTTAACTTTCTGATCTCCACTCTCCAAGTTGTAAATCcaacaaaaaaacatatatatgaatGAAAATCGAGTGCAAACAAGCCATAATAAGATACACGGAAAGGACAAATTAAGGGTTTATCACAActccaaaaaattattttaaaaatttaaatttttcacaaaaaagagaaatttaaaattatatgggCTGTTAAGTTGCATAGTTACTTGAGCTAGGCTTGGAAAGGTCGCATATCTATGACTGTAGGACATGAATTTTAAACTTGAAGGGTTTTGGATCTTTTGTCCGCTTGGATTTCCGTGATGTTATTGTATAAATTTTTGAGCTACTATTATATATGActttaatttcataaaaaagtCTCAACCCacctttaaattttcttttaccaAACTATTTTTAGATCTATAATGTATTTCAAAATTGTTACTTCTATTTAATAAGAATTGAAGTTTGTCTCAGATTGAGTATGTATGATTTTTCATAAAAGGCATTCAATCAAGTTCGATTTGACATTTATATGATCTCGAATaattaatttgactttgactcgacttaaaaaataaagttatatcaATGCATAAATCATTGTGAACACAAAATTCGATATTCACCCGATTAGTCTGACCTCAAACATCTAACTCAATTGCATGAATGAACAACGTTCTTTCTACATAAAGAACCAAAGTTTGATTCTTTTTAGACTTTTCACTTTCTTTAGCTTGCCGCATAATCATAAAAATGATAATTGCAATTAGttcaattaattttcaattgaaTATAATCTAATCATAATTCTATTGgatcaaataccattttttaaaCGTAATGTCCCGAATATAGGCAATCCTCCTACATTCTTCactttccttttctttatttactgtaattaaaaaaataattggaattatccaaaataaaattttataagttAGCTATTCACCActaaacatataaattaaatgttcAAATTCTCTCctaaaacccttgaaatcgctcCTCTctcccaaaaccctaatttttcctTTCCTCCTGTCTGAATATTGAAAACAATTCCTCGTCTTCGAATTATCTCTTCATTCCCATCGATTCCAATTGTATTTCTATACGAGGTATATTTCTTAACATCTTTTTACATAGTTCTGTTTAAGTTTAAATGTGAGTACGATTTTGATTAGATAATTGAATGTTAATCAGGGGCGAAATTAAGGATATTCGGGTAGTGCTTAAATTGACTGCTTCACGCCTTTGGCCTTCACTGCTTGTGCTTGATAGTTGGTATGCTAATTTGTTTGATATCTGAATATTTCTTTGCcactttattgattatttataactaCTAAATTAATTTATGAAGTTTGTATGTCGACTGTTAGTAACTTGTGAATTTGACATCTTTGTTGAATTCAGTATACATACAGATTGTTGTGATTGATGAGTTTAAGATTACATTTGAATTTGATCAGTATTGGCACAATTTTGGGTTTGTCCATGACTCCTGTTATATTGTTAAAGTCAATTGATTAGCGGTTTTTGGATAGCTTACTATTGTTCAAGGATGTTATTTCATCACTAATAAGCTCTTTTAAGATATTGCTAACTTGGTATTTGGATTTTTCTCggtaattattgttttgaaattcaCTTGGTTGCTTCTGGTGGTTATTTTCCCGTTAGGATGAGTAATAAATTTTTGCTTCTGTCTAAATAATCATAATCGACTATGTAAAATGACTCATTGAAGCATGCATACTTATTATTTATGTAAGATTGTAAATTATATTTGCTTTCAAGGGTCAATCGGAATCAACTTCTTTGTTCTCATTGACAAAGATATTGTTGCGTACATCCAACACCCTAAATTCCACCTAGGTGAGACCTgagagccacttaatgacattgggtaATGGATTGTAGTTATTCAAAATAACCATAAAAATTTGAGATATGTTTGGGGTAATTTTTAGGATTGAGGTGTGAAATCGGGGAAGAAAATATGGTGGACAAAGGTGAACAACCCACATCATTCACTATGttgaagaaaaggaagaaaatgCCCAAGAAACATCGTGATTCTAAGAAAAGGAAAGGTGTTCCTGAGATGGATAAAAAGGTTAGAATTAGTCAGAAAATGCAGAAATTATATCGCAAAAGGGCCAGAGATTATAATTCAGATGATGAGCAAGATGAAGTTGACGATGAGCATGCACCTGAAACTGATGAAGATGATATGGAGGCTGAGGGAGATGATTTTACTGGAAACAGTGATGATGAGGCAAGCCTTGGTAATGAAGAACGTGAAATTCAAACTGGGATCATGAAGTTTGCAGAAGGCTGTAACGCTTTTAGAGTAGCATTTCACAATATCATGAAGAAGCATGTTGATGAAGAGTCGCTGGTAATTTGTACAAGTTTGTGTTATTCTTCTTTAAGATAGTTTTTGGATGTAAGTATGTTACATGCATATTTAATGTAAGGGTCTTATTGCAGGGACCAGTATTATCCGCACATAAAAAGCTTGTTGTAGCAAAGCTTGCGGAAGAGGCCAGTGAGCGCAAGGTTAAAGGAGAAGCAAAGAAGGAAAAGCACTTGGTATCCCACTATTTAGCTTtcagaatatatttttttatatagtgaatttatgtaaatttttactTACAGTTTATTGTTTCGATGCAATATTAGGTTGAGGAGAAAGGACACGTAAAGCCGGCAAATTTCTTAGATTCACATGAAAAATTTCTGATAGGTGTAGCCACAAAAGGAGGTATAATGACTGATCCTTAATTGTCAATCACAGATCAGTCTTTCTAAATGATTTCCATGTTTACTTGATATCTGATTATCAATATCTCAATTTGAAATTGATGTGCTCATCATGCTCGTGCAATGATCAATTTTCCAGTTGTCAAGTTGTTCAATGCAGTAAGTGCTATTTCACTAGTTTTGTGCCTTGTAGTATGGCACCTGATAATCCAAACTCATATTTTCTGTTTTGTCTCCAGGTTAGTAAAGCGCAAAATGCTCAGAAAGGGTTGAATCCTTCAAGTTTTAAAGACACTAAGGGTATTGCTCTAGTTCTAAAATTTATGGTTCTTTCATAGGAAACCCCCGCACTGAGGTTGCTTCACCACTCATAGTTCTAGATATTTGTTTCCTTGTGTTACATCACTGCTCTGGAGGAAGCTGGGATACCAGTATTCTAGATGGCTGTGGCCTTTCTAGTATCTTGTTTAGTAGGAGAGGGGCCTTCAATgtcttgttttatttttatattttactgtCTTTAATCAGTCAACTTTTCTGATTTCATCAAAAAAGGGGAAGAGCATGGAAATAAAATGAGGCCGTTACGTTAAATAACGGCAGCTTTATAACTGATTTTGAGCTTACCGAACACCAAAAACCCCGTTATGTAACCTATGATTTAATATCATGGAGTACCTGTcattataagttataatattttaaccTTTGATATCTTTGATTATGTGTATTTTCTATTCTATGCTTTAATTAAATACATTTTCTAGAGTATTTGAATTACTATGATAAAATGGACATTTCAAGTTAACAATTCACATTGGGATACCAACAAAATGAGTTGTAATACCGCAACTTGTTGCTTCCGCGTCATCACAATTCTTACTGCAAATGCAAAGAGATCCAGTTTTTTTATGAGGAGGAACCTTAGGGCCACAGATGAATGGTTGAGGCTTGGGAATTTGGTTTGTCATTTGTATTATTTGGATCAAGTcctcaatgtttattgtgaATTGTGGAATTGTGATCATCTTGCTACCAAGTTGGGAATGAATCTTTTACAAACATGGTTTATGCAAGAATGACAGATGAGATAGAACAACAAAGAATTTCTCGTGAGTTCCTATCTTTCTTGCAATTGAATCACGATGAGATAGGGTTCTATTATCAGTGCACTTTGGGATCTCAGTAGGTTTAGAAGGTAATGGATGAAACACCAAGTATAGTATGAAGGAAAAGGATGAAGGTCATTTGCATTGATTAGTCGTGAGATCTAGCTTTTATCTTTGGTCATATTGATTTTCTTGATTTTGATGATGGAACCTTCAACTTCATATCCAAATGCATTATTTCTTCCATTTAGAGACCTGAAATAATCTAACATTGGAGAAATTTCTGGTCAGATTTATGCTATGGTACTATTTTGAGTTCTCTCTATGTGCAAGTGCTATTGTGTTCTGTTTTTATTTCTGGACATGATAGATTATTCTTTTTTTCAGCTTTGACGAAACGTAGAAAAGAGGCATTCATGACAGAATTGAAGAAGGTTTCTGGTCAATCTGAGGCGACCACCAAGGTTTGCCATCTTATTTTCATTgtgttttggttttttttttttttttttttgaattctaaaATCTCAATCCTCAAACTACAACTTGGTGATGTGGTTGATAACCACCCTTCTAGACATGTCAAATTTTTACCCGACCAAGAATTGACCCGGAACATGACTTGCAACTAGTGGATGATAACCTGAAAATTTCGACCCGTGACTCAAAAACAATCTCACCCGAAGAAACGGAGGAAAAAAAAAGGGTCAAAACCTACCGAAACGTAAACCCGACTGTTTTGACCCGTTTTTAGTTTTATGTAAGCATTTTTAGTTCCACATCTTCATTGTTATTCTAACCCTAAAATCGATATATTAGTCtttttgatataaaaatattttttatgaaaacaaaaaatcatataGTTTTTTGAAATAAATCTAACgataaaaaaagttataaaaatctTTGACCCATTGGATTGACTGAAACCAACCTAAAATTGACCCGACCAAAAATGACGTGACCTGAACAATCGTTTTTGATAGGTTTACTTATATCTCAATTCAATTCCGATCTCTGGATTGGTGGATCGTACGATGCAGAAAAAACTGTTGGGTTTCATTTTTAGTGTTGGGATGTGCTTCTGACATTGTACTAAGAGTTCTTCCTTGGGATTAGCATTGTGCatttatgcttaaaagttaGTGATATTAAGGCTTTGATATTCTTGTTTTTTATCCTTCTAAGtaattcaaacaaaatatcTTGCAAGTTACTTTCCTTCCTCAAAACGACCTTCTAGTGATAGATGTTTTGTCAAAGTatccaattttttttctaaacatCTCTCAGATTAGTAGTTTCTCCATATCACCTGGTGGCTATTTTTTGACCATTTGGCAGTCAAGAAGGTTGTTGCAGAATCATTCTAACTTGTTGCACTTTAAACCACCCTTCTACACTCAATATTGAATGATTTTGACAGACAATGTCATTTAAGGCTATCTTGATATTTTGAAGCTCTAATATTATGGGTAATAGGGTGATGAAAATACAGGAAACAAATGAGTGGTTCTTTGTATATTACCTTGATTTCATAGACTTACCGTCCGTAAACATTTGTGCTAAATTTTCAATAAACCTTTTGAGTATCCCTCCCCAAAATCCAAAGATAATAACTCTTTGAAAACATGAGGTATTGTGTTTTTTCCCTATACAAGGCAGACTAATGTCCACATCCGAAGACATGAGCTTCTCTGACCTGCCATTTCCGATCTGTAATTTGGGTAGtaaattattgttagtatttcTTTTCTCAAGATCAGCAATCAACATTTACACTGACCCCAAATTGTGTACAACACAGGCTTCCACTTCTAAAGGTGAAGAAGACAGTAATCAACCTGCATGGGCTCCGTTACGCGACAGTTACATGTTGACAAATTCTAAATTAAAGGACTGGGATAAGATGGCCGTAAGATGTCCTATTTTTATCCTGTTATTTGTatcattgaatttttttataggCTTGTAAACAAT
The sequence above is drawn from the Amaranthus tricolor cultivar Red isolate AtriRed21 chromosome 5, ASM2621246v1, whole genome shotgun sequence genome and encodes:
- the LOC130814110 gene encoding uncharacterized protein LOC130814110 — encoded protein: MVDKGEQPTSFTMLKKRKKMPKKHRDSKKRKGVPEMDKKVRISQKMQKLYRKRARDYNSDDEQDEVDDEHAPETDEDDMEAEGDDFTGNSDDEASLGNEEREIQTGIMKFAEGCNAFRVAFHNIMKKHVDEESLGPVLSAHKKLVVAKLAEEASERKVKGEAKKEKHLVEEKGHVKPANFLDSHEKFLIGVATKGVVKLFNAVSKAQNAQKGLNPSSFKDTKALTKRRKEAFMTELKKVSGQSEATTKASTSKGEEDSNQPAWAPLRDSYMLTNSKLKDWDKMAEEEVEAKADI